In one Leptospira fletcheri genomic region, the following are encoded:
- a CDS encoding response regulator, which yields MKNASGNPGQKILVVDDEEDIADLIKFHLEENGYQVDTCQNGLEVLPRIEKNLPDLIVLDLMLPGIGGMDLCKRIKEKYVLPIIMVTAKSGETDAVLGLELGADDYVRKPFSTRELVARVRSVLRRSGEAEEEQEFEGNISVGKIFLNPKAHKVFIDEKEIDLTLIEYKILYLFMTNTGVAFTRDKLLDKVWGKDIYVTDRAVDVNIKRLRDKLGDEKERLETIRGIGYRFNEA from the coding sequence ATGAAAAATGCTTCCGGCAACCCAGGTCAAAAAATCCTAGTAGTGGACGATGAGGAAGATATAGCTGATCTTATTAAGTTCCATTTGGAAGAAAACGGATACCAAGTCGACACTTGCCAAAATGGACTCGAGGTCCTTCCTAGAATAGAAAAGAATCTGCCGGATCTGATCGTTTTAGATCTCATGCTTCCGGGCATAGGGGGAATGGACCTATGCAAGCGCATCAAGGAAAAATACGTTCTACCCATCATCATGGTTACGGCGAAGTCCGGAGAAACCGATGCCGTCCTCGGACTAGAACTGGGCGCGGACGATTACGTTCGCAAACCCTTCTCCACCAGGGAATTGGTCGCGAGAGTTCGTTCCGTATTGCGCAGATCCGGTGAAGCGGAGGAAGAACAGGAATTCGAGGGGAATATCAGCGTAGGTAAAATCTTCCTGAATCCCAAGGCCCACAAGGTTTTCATAGACGAAAAAGAAATCGATCTGACTTTGATCGAATACAAGATTCTTTATCTTTTCATGACGAATACCGGCGTCGCCTTTACCCGGGATAAACTTCTGGATAAAGTATGGGGAAAGGACATTTACGTTACGGATCGCGCCGTTGACGTCAATATCAAGAGACTTAGAGACAAACTCGGAGACGAGAAAGAGAGGTTGGAAACTATCCGAGGCATCGGTTACAGATTCAATGAGGCGTAG
- a CDS encoding HAMP domain-containing sensor histidine kinase, whose product MRRSLFSKLLLSNWLLLIILMAVAGVVLFVEDIVHPDLKILLFSFYILLAMFGTFYVSYSIARSVTQTLNQIEKKTGEINAGDFGSELSLPEIRELADLAVSINRMSGRLKNQFVDLTIEKEKFDSVLQNLKEGVFSVDLEGSILFQNRSIPNSLIEPNSASRKIEDAVKDERLLEFIQKNLDGKSEPKIELDLSQNFYAIKMYPLRTNGNVLMFIGVIRNITEEKQSHIIREQFVQNASHELKTPITSIKGYTETLLGRLRLKEDSHEKKFLDAISRNTDRMVRIVEDMLTITRIENQTAIARGEEFTLKSLMDNLSFTVDGVVSPKEQKFVVEMPEPITVSADWVLLEHMLLNLISNASSYSPDGKTITLKVVKFGRDNVNFQVKDQGIGIKDEDKERIFERFFRVDKNRSRKEGGTGLGLSIVKHIVRLHHGTVKAFDNPEGGTIFSVTIPTVYSDKVDV is encoded by the coding sequence ATGAGGCGTAGTTTATTTTCGAAACTTCTTTTAAGTAACTGGCTCCTTCTCATCATCCTAATGGCGGTAGCCGGCGTCGTCCTGTTCGTAGAAGACATCGTCCACCCCGATCTGAAGATCCTACTCTTTTCCTTTTATATCCTCTTGGCCATGTTCGGCACGTTCTACGTATCGTATTCGATCGCTCGGAGCGTCACCCAAACCCTCAACCAGATCGAAAAAAAAACAGGCGAAATCAACGCCGGAGATTTTGGGTCCGAGCTGAGTCTTCCCGAAATCCGGGAATTGGCGGATTTAGCCGTTTCCATCAATCGGATGTCCGGACGTTTAAAGAATCAGTTCGTGGATCTTACTATAGAAAAGGAAAAATTCGATTCCGTCCTTCAAAACCTAAAGGAAGGAGTCTTTTCCGTGGATTTGGAAGGCTCCATTCTATTTCAAAACCGGAGTATCCCGAATTCGTTGATAGAACCAAACTCCGCTTCTAGAAAGATAGAAGATGCGGTAAAGGACGAAAGACTACTCGAATTCATCCAAAAAAATCTGGACGGTAAAAGCGAACCCAAGATCGAATTGGACTTAAGTCAGAATTTTTACGCGATCAAGATGTATCCGCTCAGAACGAACGGAAACGTCCTGATGTTCATCGGCGTGATCCGCAACATCACCGAGGAAAAACAATCGCATATCATCCGAGAACAGTTCGTTCAAAACGCATCCCATGAACTGAAGACCCCGATCACTTCGATAAAAGGATACACCGAAACGTTACTGGGCAGACTACGTTTAAAGGAAGATAGCCACGAAAAGAAATTCCTGGACGCGATTTCCAGAAATACGGATCGAATGGTCCGGATCGTGGAAGACATGTTGACGATCACGAGGATAGAGAACCAAACCGCAATCGCGAGAGGAGAGGAATTCACTCTTAAATCGCTAATGGACAATCTATCCTTTACCGTTGACGGAGTCGTCTCTCCTAAGGAGCAGAAATTTGTCGTGGAAATGCCGGAACCGATCACGGTTTCCGCGGATTGGGTTCTCCTAGAACATATGCTTTTGAATCTGATCTCGAACGCCTCCTCCTATTCACCCGACGGAAAAACGATTACGTTAAAAGTGGTTAAATTCGGTCGCGACAACGTCAATTTCCAAGTAAAGGATCAGGGTATAGGGATCAAGGACGAGGATAAGGAAAGGATTTTCGAACGTTTTTTCCGGGTCGATAAGAATAGATCCAGAAAGGAAGGCGGAACCGGCTTAGGACTCTCCATCGTAAAGCATATCGTTCGTCTTCACCACGGCACGGTTAAGGCATTCGACAATCCCGAAGGCGGAACGATCTTTTCGGTTACGATTCCGACCGTATATTCGGATAAAGTGGACGTATAA
- the argJ gene encoding bifunctional glutamate N-acetyltransferase/amino-acid acetyltransferase ArgJ gives MTYPKGFSAFGTNIGIKDKTKDFGVIYSEVPCKAAAVFTKNNFPGAPVIVGKEHIKSGTLQAIVINSKNSNVATGEKGVEHSRSICRELGASLGIPETSVLPSSTGVIGVPLPIEIILPACNRAKSMLKPDNLEEVAEAIMTTDTRRKTSTRKIKSDRGEAVIYGMAKGAGMIEPNMATMLSYILTDAEVEGDLYEILKDCVDSSFNCLSIDSDTSTSDTVALLSNGLAGKVDSLDFKRALLEICIDLTKEIARDGEGATKLIEIRIRKAKDESQARKIGKSILNSPLVKTAIYGGDPNWGRLVMAVGKVFDEPIRFEGLEIYFGGLSVKGADEDTRKKLSAYLKKNSEIEVDVVLNTGHYEMKFWGCDLTEGYVKENAYYTT, from the coding sequence ATGACGTATCCAAAGGGGTTTTCCGCGTTCGGAACGAATATCGGTATTAAGGATAAGACCAAAGACTTCGGCGTAATTTATTCCGAAGTCCCCTGCAAGGCTGCTGCGGTTTTTACCAAAAATAATTTTCCAGGCGCTCCCGTCATCGTAGGTAAGGAGCATATCAAATCCGGAACCCTACAAGCGATCGTGATCAACTCCAAAAATTCGAACGTGGCTACGGGAGAAAAAGGAGTGGAACATTCTCGCTCCATTTGCCGAGAACTCGGTGCCTCCTTAGGAATTCCGGAAACCTCCGTACTTCCTTCCTCTACCGGAGTGATCGGAGTTCCCCTTCCGATAGAGATCATTCTGCCGGCTTGCAATCGGGCAAAATCCATGTTGAAACCGGACAATTTGGAGGAGGTCGCGGAAGCGATCATGACTACCGACACCCGTCGTAAAACTTCGACTCGAAAAATCAAATCGGACCGAGGTGAAGCCGTGATTTACGGTATGGCCAAAGGTGCCGGAATGATCGAGCCGAATATGGCCACAATGCTATCCTATATTCTGACGGATGCGGAAGTAGAGGGGGATCTTTACGAAATCCTAAAAGACTGCGTCGACTCCAGTTTTAACTGCCTTTCCATCGACTCGGACACTTCGACGTCGGACACAGTTGCTTTGTTATCCAACGGCCTAGCTGGAAAAGTCGACTCGCTGGATTTCAAACGAGCGCTTCTTGAAATTTGCATCGATCTGACCAAGGAAATCGCCAGGGACGGGGAAGGCGCCACGAAATTGATAGAAATTCGGATCCGGAAAGCGAAAGACGAATCTCAGGCCAGAAAAATCGGCAAATCCATCCTCAACTCTCCGTTGGTAAAAACGGCGATTTACGGAGGCGATCCGAATTGGGGAAGATTAGTGATGGCGGTCGGGAAAGTTTTTGACGAACCGATCCGATTCGAAGGTTTAGAAATCTATTTCGGAGGACTTTCCGTTAAAGGCGCGGACGAGGATACTCGTAAAAAATTATCCGCCTACCTGAAAAAGAATTCCGAGATCGAAGTGGATGTGGTATTGAATACGGGGCATTACGAGATGAAATTCTGGGGTTGCGATCTCACCGAAGGTTATGTCAAAGAAAACGCCTACTATACGACCTGA
- a CDS encoding PP2C family protein-serine/threonine phosphatase, with protein sequence MRNILLVLVSVILFGVFLFAGLLKSSSKESRLPFYFYPNGVIALANGEYSDLTGLRIDLLEYEIARKLKEDVGETTRLFHFYGKDKSVSKEVPFIFRSALDVLRDFSIDIVLSLLYFSVAIWFFFYTRDLFIFLLFGSFSALFLFNFFLLAFQDFAFLFFFFFFFGGFLILDVSYRLRGKEIPSRWFAPQIIFSIVAAYVGASQKGNPDLFQSLANAGIHFNAIAASICILQLVFHTFRNPTQFQAVFKKLCLVLAFFLATIVPFLMTKIDSLQASTMIRSYLILAFFMFPPLVIYGTYTYSLVPVQIAFSSSLTSIYSILILTFGYLFGLEFFVRWNPEFLGAHQNEWNLFYVVLVAYFLSPLNNKLFHWVDYWSFRKNPKLHTALEELSVMIGAPISMRATINNLIRRLVDALEVHKLQVLIPADKFPRTDLRNINFVRIPFGSEIWNYFENHTEVTVTSHLAYGLGIRESVFKFLQQMGVQLAYPLFDFEQGKEVIAVFLVGEKRSHRNFTIGELRFLKECTRLASLLIRNYSLLVDEVEKKRIVRDLNMASILDKTLHLPELETIRQTKVGYFSIPAVGISGDYLDILRIDARRQLLFLGDVSGHGLGSGYLVSAVRGIIRRYLNESPSIPQIFQAINLFLIERYRGSEFMTSVAGIYNASNGAFSFVNAGHTSPICIRKGGKIELRTETQRVLGVLPTDYKLLTIHLNPGDKLVLFTDGVTETFNDKDEIFGEENLLKLLSMNHHLEAQELANLVRKTLEEYRNHKETSDDVSFVCLEVSE encoded by the coding sequence GTGAGAAATATTCTTCTCGTTCTGGTCTCCGTCATTCTCTTCGGAGTGTTTCTATTCGCAGGACTCTTGAAATCCTCTTCTAAAGAGTCCAGGTTACCTTTTTATTTTTATCCGAACGGAGTGATCGCCTTAGCGAACGGGGAATATTCCGACCTGACGGGCTTACGGATCGATCTGTTAGAGTATGAAATCGCCCGTAAGCTTAAGGAAGACGTCGGAGAAACGACACGATTATTCCACTTTTACGGAAAGGATAAAAGCGTTTCGAAAGAAGTACCGTTTATATTCAGATCCGCTCTGGATGTGCTCAGAGATTTTTCCATAGATATCGTTTTATCCCTGCTGTATTTTTCTGTCGCGATTTGGTTCTTTTTTTATACCAGGGATTTATTTATTTTCCTGTTATTCGGATCCTTCTCCGCTCTGTTTCTATTCAATTTCTTCTTACTGGCGTTCCAGGATTTCGCCTTCCTTTTCTTTTTCTTCTTTTTCTTCGGCGGATTTTTGATTCTAGACGTATCCTATCGGTTACGAGGAAAAGAAATTCCTTCCCGTTGGTTCGCTCCGCAAATTATTTTTTCCATCGTCGCAGCTTACGTCGGAGCCTCTCAAAAAGGGAATCCGGATCTTTTTCAGTCGCTTGCCAATGCGGGAATCCATTTCAACGCAATTGCCGCTTCCATTTGTATTCTCCAATTAGTCTTCCATACGTTCCGGAATCCGACGCAATTTCAGGCAGTGTTCAAGAAACTTTGTCTCGTGCTGGCGTTTTTTTTAGCCACCATTGTTCCGTTCCTCATGACGAAAATAGACTCCTTGCAGGCCTCCACGATGATACGCTCGTACCTGATCTTGGCGTTTTTCATGTTTCCGCCTTTGGTAATTTACGGAACTTATACATATTCCCTCGTTCCCGTCCAGATCGCCTTCAGCTCCTCTCTTACGTCGATTTATTCTATCCTGATTCTGACCTTCGGATATTTATTCGGTTTGGAATTCTTCGTCAGATGGAATCCCGAATTCTTAGGAGCCCATCAAAACGAATGGAATCTATTCTATGTGGTTCTGGTTGCTTACTTTCTGAGTCCTTTGAACAATAAACTGTTTCATTGGGTGGACTATTGGAGCTTTCGCAAAAACCCGAAACTTCATACCGCTCTCGAGGAACTTTCCGTAATGATCGGAGCCCCTATCTCTATGCGGGCAACCATCAACAACCTAATCCGTAGGTTGGTAGACGCTCTGGAGGTACACAAACTCCAGGTGCTGATTCCGGCGGATAAATTTCCTAGAACCGACTTGAGAAACATAAATTTCGTTAGGATCCCTTTCGGTTCCGAAATATGGAACTATTTTGAAAACCATACCGAAGTGACGGTGACTTCCCATCTCGCGTACGGCCTCGGAATCCGCGAATCAGTGTTTAAGTTTCTGCAACAGATGGGCGTCCAACTCGCCTATCCGCTCTTCGATTTCGAGCAAGGAAAAGAGGTAATCGCCGTATTCCTAGTGGGAGAAAAGCGAAGTCATAGGAATTTTACCATCGGAGAGCTTAGATTCCTTAAGGAATGCACCCGCTTGGCCTCCCTTTTGATCCGGAATTACAGCCTTTTAGTGGACGAAGTGGAAAAGAAAAGGATCGTTCGCGATCTAAATATGGCTTCCATTCTGGACAAGACTCTGCACTTACCTGAATTGGAGACGATACGTCAAACAAAGGTCGGGTACTTTTCCATACCGGCCGTCGGAATTTCCGGAGATTATCTGGATATACTCAGGATCGACGCGAGAAGACAGCTTCTCTTCTTGGGAGACGTATCGGGACATGGACTAGGCTCCGGTTATCTAGTCTCCGCCGTACGAGGTATCATTCGCCGCTACTTGAATGAATCACCTTCGATCCCGCAAATTTTTCAGGCAATCAACCTGTTCTTAATCGAAAGATATAGAGGAAGCGAGTTCATGACTTCGGTTGCAGGCATCTACAACGCTTCGAACGGAGCTTTTTCGTTCGTGAACGCGGGTCATACGTCGCCGATTTGTATTCGAAAAGGTGGAAAAATAGAACTTCGAACCGAAACACAGAGGGTTTTAGGAGTTCTACCTACCGATTATAAGCTCTTAACGATACATTTGAATCCCGGAGACAAGTTAGTATTGTTCACCGACGGAGTAACGGAGACCTTTAACGATAAAGATGAGATCTTTGGAGAAGAAAATCTTCTGAAATTATTATCGATGAACCATCACTTGGAAGCACAAGAGCTAGCGAACCTAGTAAGAAAAACTCTAGAAGAGTATCGGAACCATAAAGAGACTAGCGACGACGTTTCTTTTGTCTGCTTGGAAGTGTCTGAGTAA
- a CDS encoding suppressor of fused domain protein codes for MKEILEPKILYQEANPYGSFTAFLEDDGRTVYLYLQAEENPDFSMKSVWVCNRIQAPKFRTEEELRSGLPPVLAEEEVLDSSPIAPFQEEEIHFIWTEEGTGVAFFYREELVAYLPPWSGVKDFHGYSKFAKTEALTAYPLGNSEFGTIPDRIRQDRTHWEFRSSPNVWKKVQELRLSFLENIFGNHDKYWSADGGKFPQLGIARFRWNLLPDVYIYATLGMSSQNMPGVELYRKDYEDYARTELLFAVKVSDEDRSESWVPHQIGEIIRYPWSMGKWFGHGHTISMSRRDPEALHVTFTSLLFKELDAKAGHPPLAGLVAENGRPIRFLTLLPVSEEEREVIQEKGAKEFLALWEKDLPVWIHDPERKSVV; via the coding sequence ATGAAGGAAATCTTGGAGCCGAAAATTTTATACCAAGAAGCGAACCCCTACGGTTCCTTTACCGCGTTTTTAGAGGACGACGGCAGAACGGTTTATCTTTATCTCCAGGCCGAAGAGAATCCGGATTTCTCCATGAAATCCGTCTGGGTATGCAACCGAATCCAAGCCCCAAAGTTCCGTACCGAAGAGGAATTACGTTCCGGGTTGCCCCCTGTGCTGGCTGAAGAGGAAGTTTTAGATTCTTCTCCTATTGCGCCGTTCCAGGAAGAGGAGATCCATTTTATCTGGACGGAAGAAGGGACCGGAGTCGCATTTTTTTATCGGGAAGAGCTCGTCGCTTATCTTCCTCCTTGGTCAGGCGTGAAGGATTTCCACGGGTATTCAAAGTTTGCCAAGACGGAAGCCCTGACGGCCTATCCCTTAGGGAACTCCGAATTCGGAACGATTCCGGACAGAATTCGCCAAGACCGAACGCATTGGGAATTCCGCTCTTCTCCCAATGTTTGGAAAAAAGTGCAGGAACTCCGCCTGTCTTTTCTGGAAAATATTTTCGGGAATCACGATAAGTATTGGTCGGCAGACGGGGGAAAATTCCCGCAATTGGGAATCGCACGCTTTCGCTGGAATCTTTTGCCCGACGTATATATCTACGCAACACTCGGTATGAGCTCTCAAAACATGCCTGGCGTGGAATTGTACCGAAAAGATTACGAGGATTATGCTAGGACGGAGCTTCTTTTCGCCGTGAAAGTTTCCGATGAAGATCGATCGGAAAGTTGGGTCCCCCACCAAATCGGAGAAATCATTCGGTATCCTTGGAGTATGGGAAAATGGTTCGGTCATGGACATACGATTTCGATGAGTCGAAGAGATCCGGAAGCGCTCCATGTCACGTTTACGTCTTTGTTATTCAAGGAGCTAGATGCTAAGGCGGGGCATCCTCCTTTGGCCGGTCTCGTCGCGGAAAACGGACGACCGATCCGATTTTTAACCCTCTTACCCGTTTCGGAAGAAGAAAGAGAAGTGATCCAGGAAAAGGGAGCGAAAGAATTCTTGGCTCTCTGGGAAAAAGATCTTCCGGTTTGGATCCATGATCCTGAACGCAAATCGGTCGTGTGA
- a CDS encoding thiolase C-terminal domain-containing protein translates to MNYPVLLGVADSVVGDFSESEYKEWNHDRKVFNHYKRSLDRLLDFLELKKEILASNITDFVSIEPASLGKQGYGHSVRIANELGFTGMRAHCIDLGGASVTGAIGQARSILLSDPDAVVLVAASDIPKSAFKQVSDLKRVNETVCHPEYELDNGATLISMYGLLMKRMMFEERILQEDLVEITKTFRKNALHNSRAYQFGQEITEKQISRNIADPYPSPMIAIVTDHGFATLLMSEKKAKEWKSKGWIRKNLHPIYLAGAAHTAHSEYFILKGGFQTPATNTGEKLFSSSGYEREELEYAWIYDCFTGMVILQASEYFQLSKKETARSLRTGKISVTKGKEIPINLLGGILNYQAAMSVSAATGLVDIAYQYGLYADSGSIEGQKPVFPSVSLLGGNGGIDSINSAALFTSERPKSNRKSRPPKLNPLFLNRPGADSGETGVIWSSTTVHMNPGFPWKPPYSLALVKFEENRFLLANLHEKNGSLIKTGDHLEYDKTKVRIEREGRRWKAILS, encoded by the coding sequence GTGAATTATCCGGTCCTCTTAGGTGTAGCAGATAGTGTCGTCGGGGATTTTTCCGAATCTGAATATAAAGAATGGAATCACGATCGAAAGGTCTTCAATCATTATAAACGGTCCTTGGATCGATTACTGGATTTTCTGGAATTAAAAAAGGAAATTCTTGCGAGCAATATCACGGATTTCGTAAGTATAGAGCCGGCTTCTCTGGGGAAACAGGGATACGGGCACAGTGTACGCATCGCGAACGAGCTGGGCTTTACGGGCATGAGAGCACACTGTATCGATCTGGGCGGCGCAAGTGTCACCGGAGCGATCGGACAAGCTCGTTCCATTCTCCTATCCGATCCTGATGCAGTCGTACTTGTCGCAGCTTCGGACATTCCGAAATCGGCGTTTAAACAAGTTTCCGATTTGAAGAGAGTAAACGAGACCGTTTGCCATCCGGAATACGAATTGGACAACGGTGCGACCTTGATTTCCATGTACGGGCTTTTGATGAAGCGTATGATGTTTGAAGAACGGATCCTTCAGGAGGATCTTGTCGAAATCACGAAAACTTTCAGAAAAAACGCCCTACACAATTCTCGCGCTTATCAGTTCGGCCAGGAAATCACGGAAAAACAAATTTCCCGCAACATCGCGGACCCTTATCCTTCTCCTATGATCGCGATCGTTACGGACCACGGTTTTGCGACTCTCCTCATGAGCGAAAAAAAAGCAAAGGAATGGAAATCCAAAGGCTGGATCCGAAAAAACCTTCATCCGATTTATCTAGCAGGAGCAGCTCATACTGCACATAGCGAGTATTTCATCCTAAAGGGCGGTTTTCAAACTCCCGCGACGAATACCGGAGAAAAATTATTTTCCTCTTCCGGATACGAACGTGAAGAATTGGAATACGCCTGGATCTACGACTGTTTTACCGGAATGGTAATCCTGCAAGCCTCCGAATACTTTCAACTTTCCAAAAAGGAAACGGCCCGATCCTTGCGCACGGGGAAGATTTCCGTAACCAAAGGGAAAGAAATCCCGATCAATCTACTCGGAGGAATTTTGAATTACCAGGCGGCTATGTCCGTTTCCGCTGCGACCGGACTTGTGGACATCGCTTATCAATACGGTTTGTATGCGGACTCCGGATCGATCGAGGGACAAAAACCCGTCTTTCCTAGCGTTTCTTTACTTGGAGGGAACGGAGGAATCGACAGCATTAATTCTGCCGCATTATTTACGAGCGAACGTCCAAAATCGAATCGAAAGTCCCGACCGCCTAAATTGAATCCTCTTTTCCTAAATCGACCGGGAGCAGATTCGGGTGAAACAGGAGTGATCTGGTCCTCAACGACGGTACACATGAATCCCGGATTTCCTTGGAAGCCGCCATACTCGCTTGCGCTGGTGAAATTCGAGGAGAACCGATTTCTTCTCGCGAACCTGCACGAGAAAAACGGAAGCCTCATTAAAACCGGAGATCATTTAGAATACGACAAAACGAAAGTCCGGATCGAAAGGGAAGGACGCCGCTGGAAAGCGATCCTTTCTTAA
- a CDS encoding MaoC family dehydratase, translated as MYQKGKTFDEISIGESASFTKTITETDIYLFAGISGDFNPLHVDEEYAKTTAFGTRIAHGGLAASLLAPVLGMKLPGLGTVALETLTKFRKPVFPGDTITCKVEVKEKIPRLKAVSMNIEWTNQKGEIIGKGECKVIPPAKVEGSV; from the coding sequence ATGTACCAAAAGGGAAAGACTTTTGATGAGATTTCCATCGGAGAGTCCGCTTCGTTTACCAAAACGATAACCGAAACGGATATATATTTGTTCGCGGGAATCAGCGGAGATTTTAATCCGTTGCACGTCGACGAGGAATACGCTAAGACCACCGCCTTCGGAACGAGGATTGCTCACGGCGGATTGGCCGCCTCCTTACTCGCGCCGGTTCTTGGAATGAAGCTTCCCGGGCTTGGAACCGTTGCTTTGGAGACCCTCACAAAATTCCGAAAGCCGGTATTTCCCGGCGATACGATCACCTGTAAGGTAGAAGTGAAGGAAAAGATTCCTAGGTTGAAAGCGGTTTCCATGAATATAGAATGGACGAATCAAAAAGGCGAGATCATCGGCAAAGGAGAATGTAAAGTGATTCCTCCGGCAAAAGTCGAAGGGTCGGTTTAG
- a CDS encoding acyl-CoA dehydrogenase family protein produces the protein MILNPYLNASDLEFYETVKKFSKEKAFPSTEERDEHGTWGDDIWKEMGNMGLLGLAVPEEYGGQGGTCLQCCIAQEAFNAGSLDGGFGLSWGAHMIIGTLPILFQGTESQKRKYLPKLATGEWIAGLGLTEPDSGSDAAGMLTFAQKVDGGFILNGNKMFITNGPIGQVFIIMARTTKSRGPMGVSAFIVESHMKGFQVSKVLKKLGHNTSTTAELSFQDMFVPDENLLGPLNSGFLRIGKATLEWERTVLVAAVPGGMEFSLEAGLDYAWKRHQFGKPILSFYAVQEKLARNWIYLCASRRLIYFVANKKDSDPSSSLPLESSALKIFVTETAEEMASEAVQLFGGMGYMRECPVSRLYRDVKLGTIGGGTSEIQRSIVSSTYAGYEKFIGVLEQAYSEEIRKKAEKELESSAEGQFLSAAKDLIRSIGKNSDRKKKQVWEFAFADLLVLTAVLQLSLWDAVQSNSEYASEDRRRDLRLLAFFAGTKFLKNVPFLKELDPAKTKELLYRFYDLDTVEAEVQDCIEFLKSRILGAAKV, from the coding sequence ATGATTTTAAATCCATATTTGAATGCTTCCGATCTCGAATTTTACGAGACGGTCAAAAAATTTTCCAAGGAAAAAGCTTTTCCCAGTACCGAAGAAAGAGACGAACACGGAACTTGGGGGGACGATATTTGGAAGGAAATGGGAAATATGGGACTTCTGGGTCTGGCAGTGCCGGAAGAATACGGAGGTCAGGGAGGAACTTGTCTTCAATGTTGCATCGCTCAGGAAGCGTTTAATGCGGGAAGTTTGGACGGAGGTTTCGGATTGTCTTGGGGAGCGCACATGATCATCGGAACTCTTCCGATTCTTTTTCAGGGAACGGAATCCCAAAAAAGAAAATACCTTCCTAAGCTTGCCACCGGGGAGTGGATTGCCGGTTTGGGATTGACCGAGCCGGATTCCGGTTCCGACGCCGCAGGAATGTTGACCTTCGCACAAAAGGTAGACGGTGGTTTTATACTCAACGGAAATAAGATGTTCATTACGAACGGACCTATAGGTCAAGTTTTCATTATCATGGCTCGGACCACAAAATCCAGGGGGCCTATGGGTGTTTCCGCTTTTATTGTGGAATCTCATATGAAGGGATTTCAGGTCAGCAAGGTTCTAAAAAAACTCGGACACAATACTTCTACAACTGCTGAACTTTCCTTTCAGGATATGTTTGTTCCGGACGAAAATTTGCTCGGTCCTTTGAATTCCGGTTTTCTCAGGATTGGAAAGGCGACTTTGGAATGGGAACGCACCGTCTTAGTCGCGGCGGTCCCGGGCGGCATGGAGTTTTCCTTAGAAGCGGGCTTGGATTATGCTTGGAAGAGGCACCAGTTCGGTAAACCCATCCTTTCCTTTTATGCTGTTCAGGAAAAGCTAGCGCGAAATTGGATTTATCTTTGCGCGTCCAGGCGACTGATCTATTTCGTTGCAAATAAAAAGGACAGCGATCCGTCTTCAAGCCTTCCGCTGGAAAGTTCGGCGCTAAAAATCTTCGTGACGGAAACTGCAGAGGAGATGGCCAGCGAAGCCGTTCAACTGTTCGGCGGTATGGGTTATATGAGAGAATGCCCAGTAAGTCGTTTGTACAGGGATGTTAAGTTGGGTACGATCGGAGGAGGAACGTCCGAGATTCAGAGGAGTATCGTATCCTCCACCTATGCGGGTTACGAAAAATTCATAGGCGTGCTGGAACAGGCTTATTCGGAAGAGATTAGAAAAAAGGCGGAGAAAGAATTGGAGAGTTCCGCCGAGGGACAATTCCTGTCTGCGGCAAAGGACTTGATTCGTTCCATCGGAAAGAATTCCGATCGAAAGAAAAAACAAGTCTGGGAGTTTGCGTTCGCGGACCTACTAGTACTTACCGCTGTACTTCAATTAAGTCTCTGGGATGCGGTCCAATCCAATTCGGAATATGCTTCCGAGGATCGCAGGCGGGATCTTCGTTTGTTAGCTTTCTTCGCGGGAACTAAATTCCTAAAAAACGTCCCTTTTCTGAAGGAATTAGACCCTGCAAAGACCAAGGAACTCCTGTATCGATTTTACGATTTGGATACGGTGGAAGCCGAGGTGCAGGATTGTATAGAGTTCCTGAAGTCTCGGATTTTAGGGGCAGCTAAAGTTTAG